One window of the Tachypleus tridentatus isolate NWPU-2018 chromosome 10, ASM421037v1, whole genome shotgun sequence genome contains the following:
- the LOC143228054 gene encoding THAP domain-containing protein 2-like has protein sequence MVHSCCAFSCSNRHGQVENVSYYRFPKDPDRRRRWIAAVNRKNWTPTEHTRLCSKHFVSGTKSDDPLSPDYVPSIFHFTRSPLKRRKAAELCKYENRKKSDQKEKRTTKET, from the exons ATGGTACACTCGTGTTGTGCATTTAGCTGTTCAaatcgacatggacaggtggaaaatgtgtcatactacagatttcctaaagatcccgaccgaagaagacgatggattgcagctgtcaataggaaaaactggacacccacagagcacaccagactttgtagtaaacattttgtgtcag ggacgaagagtgatgatcccctatcacctgactatgtaccttccatatttcattttacacgttctcccctgaagagaaggaaagctgctgaattgtgtaaatatgaaaacaggaaaaaaagtgaccaaaaggagaaaagaacaacaaaagagacaTGA